Sequence from the Etheostoma spectabile isolate EspeVRDwgs_2016 unplaced genomic scaffold, UIUC_Espe_1.0 scaffold314, whole genome shotgun sequence genome:
GGGGAGTCAGAGCCGGTTCATAGGGTTAAAGATTGTCAGCACAGGTCAACTGGAGCCTTTGGCCTCAGTGGGGGTTTAGTTTAGTTCCTGTTCCCAGAGGTCCCACTGCCACTTGTTTGATTGATGAGTTAGTTGATGAGACATTAGTACAAAACTGGGAGGTCAATACAAGTCTTATTAATGAAcacaatgtaaatgtactgtatttatatagcactcaTAGTCTTAACAACTTTAACagattttatatacatatatatttgacatgggactgcagggccagggatcaaaccaccaacttCCAATTGTCAAAGAACCACATTTTccaaattcattttaattgagATATTTTTGCATGAATcctttgaaatatattttaaatcattCTCAAACAACTCTACACCTTTTTATAATGTGATAGCTTACTTGATTGTTTGAATTTGACGATCTATGGCTGATGTATAGActactttttacaatgtttgtGATTCACTGTGAGGCAGGGATCAGCACTACGTTAGTCTTTATTAGAACTGAGTTGGCTCTCAGATCTGGCTCATCTGATCTGATGTTGATTAAACCCTCCGAGGCCAGCTGAGGCTCGGGCCTTCCCTCTCACCTCCTGCGTTCATTAATACGGTAAACTAATTGGCCATTTTGTTTGGCATTAGCGTTGTGTGTTCAGCTAATCTTTCCCACTTAAATACTTGGAAGATTTCACCCCATTATAACGAGTTGGGAAAAGTAGCACGTCGCTGCGTTTGTGCCACCTGCACGAGAAGTGCGGTCGTTTAGCCACCTGTACTAGTCTCCACTCCCCCCTCCACCGGCTGCCCTCCTCAGCATAAACAAACACCCCAGTTTTAACACGGACTGGGGAAAACATGCGTGTTCATATCAAGAGAAAGCATGTAAATCTAGCTTAATGTgttggaaaaaagacaaaatcattCACCATTTAATGACAATGGCGTAAACCCGAACCCTTATAAAAAgtgtataatacattttaaagccaAGCGATTTCTTGGTGATGCTATAGTCCTAGAAGAGAAACTATGGATACAATTTCACAAACTTGTACCTGAATACCTGAAATTAATTTAGCAGAGTTTATAAAGAGATGAAGTCATTGATAAACAGAATAGGCCTATCTACTGCTGAGCATCATTAGACAGACTTTTGTGCTGACTCGAATATTATAGAGATATCATCCAAcattttcagattcattttttctttattttctgcatGGATGGTTTTGTGCGTAAAAGACGCACGTTGGCTAAATGACGCGTTGTCTGGAAACCAGAGGATTCTTCTTTCTATTCGGCGTTTAACTTGCGTCATGGTGTTCTCGGTGGCTGAGCACGATGCGAACAGGAACTGCTGCTTGTCCACACATGGGGATGAGGCGAGCTCCTCTTGTCAGTGCATGTGTCAGAAGTCTTTGTGCGTCTCTCTGCGGCCCTTTCACCGCGACACAAAGGCCCGCTTCTACTTCAAACGCTTGTAATGAAAGCTAATGACTGTTAGATGGAGTAGAGGGGCCCTCGCCTTTgcaaataaaatgcaaagaaggatttttttccccttttacaATCACCTACCCTAAAACGCCCGTTGGTCAAATGAAGTACACTGTCCTATTGGAGCTGCAGCTTATTGCTCTCCATGAGAACTTTCACACCTTCTCAGAGCTACATGGCATCTGAGCTGAGTCACCAAGGGCATTTCAATTTAGGGAGAAGAATAACCCTTAGTTTGACGTATTTAGACATATGAAGAAACAgcctgtaataataataatattaataataatgtaaagaCTAAGTTTTGAGTGGTATCATGTCATGTGCATTTGCTTGATTGAGTTAAACATTCTCATCCAACTAGTGTTTAAAAAGACAGTTTGTTCTTCAGAAAGACGCGTAATATTTTTATAAAGTAGCCTATCTACACATTAATATAGAGATGATACAATTCAGTTATGTTTTTGTTCCAGCTTATCAAATGAGGATTTGTTGCAGTcctttttcataattttgtaACATATGATAGTAAGCTGAATCTTTGGGTTTAAATATATGTAACTTTAGGTTCTGGGGAAATTATATCGGGCATGTTTCACAAATACTTGATCAAGTATCACATCAGTACAATTTCCATTTTACAAATGACGTATTTGCACTTCCCTTATTTTGGTGTTAGAGTAAATGTCTTTATGTAGGCTTTTTAGAGTCGACCATCTTTTGCATTTGCACTGAATATGAGATGTTGCGACCTGATGCATGCATTAGGGTTGTTTTAGTGTAGCTGCACATCCAACAGCTGGTCAGTGTCAGCTTCTGGCAGTTAACAGGTAGCTGGCTGCTTGTTTTCATTCCTGAAGCCTTAGAAAACAAAGTTGAGTCTAAATCCACTTGTAACTGCTGGAGGACCAAAGCTTGACAGTGTTAGTGCGGGTTGTTTTTCTTGTACGTGACtcaccttttatttatttaatctatttgaACGGTATTTATCCTGGATAGTCTGTTGAGATCAGGGAATTTTGCAGCGTTTCAGagacaaaaagcaacaacattATTGAAACCACTAGGGGGAAAATAAACTTAATTAGTGCAACTGAATCATTTTCATTATCAGTGTTAAGAATTTTATAATCTATAAAAGGTTTGACAAATTGTGAAACTGATGGTCACAGTGTCCCAGGGCCCAGGGGGACATCTTCAAAGGGCTTGTTTCATTCaattaacagtttttatttattgtctttaaaTTACTATCATATACagtaagacaaagacaatcttCCCATTTGAAAACCAGCCAATTTTTGTCTAATAATCAATTGTTGCAGATTCAGTCTCATTTTCTTCTAATCAGCTAATTGTTTCAGGTCTAGAAACTACAGTACAAGCCAGTACATACACAATATATTCTGTTCTGTTCTATAAAGACAGTGTGGATAAACATATTGTCTCTGTCTCCTGGACaaattgttggggggggggaagtaaTAAGAGAAACAAGTCAGGAGGCAAATGAAGATGTAACAGTTGCCTTTCAAAAGGAGCTGGGCTTCAGACCCTGTAGAGAGTCTTAGGGAACCCGGCCAGTGTTGGCATGTTTCCAGCCGTTAAGGTGCCCTGTGCTAATTGGGACGATGAGCCCGGTGACCCCCGCCCCTCCACTCTCCAGGACTCTCCAGGTTTTCCCAGGCCTCTGActgcttctttctttccttcaatGGGATTACGTTGGGCTGtggagaaaggagaggaggggaagCTCTGATTCTCGGCTGATCACATCAGAAACGGCTCTCTGGGGTTTTTACACAAACTCTGCTCCTTCTGCGGTGCTTTAGCCCTAATCAGACCGAGCAGAGACACCGGGAGAgagtaggcggggggggggggtaNNNNNNNNNNAAGAGATCAGCTCTGTTAGTGTTGATTAAACTTCTCTCTTTGATACTGCAACCTGCCGCCTTCTCCCTCTTACAGCACCTCTGCTGCATGCATGGGGTGACTTTAGTCAGCAATAGAAGTAGAAAGGGAACTCATTCTgtatgtctttgatgtgttgaCAACAGGCCTACAAATGTCCCAATGTGCATCAACATTACAGTTAGTGAAGAATGTAAAAGTCAAAGTTGTACGATCTGACTAAAATAACTCTCCAGCTTGCATTTCATCTTTCTGCTCATTTCTTATCTGATTttgtcagtgtttgttttttgtaggGCGGCTTTGTTAGGTTGACAAAAAAAGTGGCCCTTATTCTGAAATACATTTTGCACAGGAAATAATTGTGTTCACAAAGCTTTACAGACAAAGAAAGGGGAGAGGATAGACTGCGTCATTCTGTGGGAGTGTAGATTTGTTTCCAAAGGCAGAGAGCAGTAACTACAGAAACTgtgaaattgacaaaaaaggGTATCAAGTTGTAAGGCTCTAAACCAAACCGATATGTAAGATGTTAAATGAGAATATTATGCTCTTTTAGTTATTAATAATATTGCTGGATACCTGCACTGATCCACAAGTCCAGAATCGATAAGGTATTATTAGATCGATCTGTTGTCAGTTCCTTTTCTGTGGCTTTCCCacctcaaaataataataataaattaaaatgttcataGGGTAAAATATGTTAAAGTCTTCCAGAAATAAAACTGAGGGCTCACTAAATGATAAACAAAGTGGGGAAACTTTCTATTACCCAAACGTATGTTTGTTTCTCTGAGTTTTCCACCTTTTCAATGCCTTTAAACTAACAGGTTCAACTGTTTACAACTCATGTCCACACTCAAATGATGTGATTCAGTCAAGGTGCAAGCTGGCAGCTGGTTGTATGGGTGGAGTGTTGATTAGTCTTTCATTTCCAATAGTCACTTATAAAGGCATTTTATACTTTGTTTAATGGGTAAATATGTTCAAAATCAACCTGAATCACCGTGACTAATTGATTACACAAAGTCAATATGAGACATCGCTTTTATACATGCGTTTCATTTCTCTCAATTTAAATTGGCCATGTGTTGTCGAAGGAAAATGGCCATGTGAGGAatctgtatgatttttttttgcttgtaatAGTCTTATTGACCACCTCTAAATCCTGCTCTAGTAAAGGAGATTGTAGAAAGATAAAAGTAGGTATTTCTGTGACacaaaatatgtaatttaataaCCTTTTGAAAACATAATGTAAGGATTAAAGAGATGGAGCGAGGGCTCTGTGTTCCCATCAgctttctttgtttaatatgAGGGAGTTGAGTTATCCACAGGACAGGACTTTCAGGTTGACCACCCCAATTAGCTGCTCTGATGGACTCATTTGCTACATCCCAATCCTTTCTACACGCTGTCTCCCCTCCTGTTTTATCCCTCATGTCTGCCAGGCAGGCTTCAGCAGACAGCATGAGTCCCTTTCCACCTGGAAGAAAAGCCGTGGCGTTTCAATAGAGCAGAGACAGGACACCTGCCCGGGGTGGGCGGGCATGTGTGAGCCCTGTCTATTGAGAAGCAGTGAGAACAGGCGTATTGACCgtttaaacagattaaaaacagTGAGAACCAAGCTCTCTAGCCCCGAGACAGACTGACCCCTGCCACCCCGGGTTACAGAGAATCACGGCTAATCCCTGAGtgggttttttatttgcttagcTTAAATCAGAGAGCAACCCGAGTCCGTCCCAGACTTTAACTTAGATCAATTCCAGGAGGAAATGTCTCGCCACGTCTCCATCATCTTCAACCCGGGGCACAGAGTGAGATGAGAGGCCCAATAAGGGGAGGTCAAAGGTGGTAATTTGATATTAGTATACATTAGAGAGGCTTTCGTTGTGTATTTTGGGCTACTATTAGATCCGTAGTTGAGAGACACCTGATGGATTGTGGGTAACTTTAGCTTCCGTAGCTGGTGCCATGTGCTGCTGTAAACACATGCTGTCAGGCTAATAAACAGTTTATATCCCGTCGTAGGTCATCATTGTTATATCCAGTAACATGAAATAGTGCAGAATATAACTGTCTTGAGCTGAATCTGTTTTATGATACTAATGTGCAGATTAAGAAACCCTTGTGTTTCTAAACCAGCAAACAGTATCTATCATATAAACCAAGATCTCATTTTTCAGTTTGctttaataattacattttttctctcaaaaaaaTTGCCAATGTGTTGTTGAAATGTAGATGTAGTTAGTTTTAACGAGTCTGGCGTCATTAGCTGTTGATTAAACAACAGTAGGAGTATCCATGCCTCTGATATGTAATGGACATCTGTGTTTCTAGACTCTTAAAACATGGTTTCAAATCTGCCcatttcagtattttttcttaaacattaaaaagcagtAAATGAAGTTGCAATAAGACTATATAAGCAACaatcaaagtttaaaaacattttgtatataTAAAGATATAACGTATTACGAGTTTAACACTCAGAGCTGAGCTGATCTGCTTTTGATCTGATTTGTTCTGACAGTAGCAAAACAAACCTGTAACTCCCATCAGATTTggattaaaatgacaaatgctgATTGGTGGACACAAGTGTGATGTCACCGAAAAACCAAAATCTCTTATTAGATATAAAGTGTTCTAACTTTGGTAGAaaagtgtgtgttgatgttggaCCTCCTCTTGTATTAGCAGAACCTGATGGAGGAAGGATTTCATGGCCTTTTTCATggtttttcagttcagtttttagTTTTCCAGTTTAACTGTGTTACACGTGCCAATAATAAATGAGGATTTCTAATTTTCTTGCAACACCAAATGCCACCTTTTAACTTGTGTAACCTTTTTCTAACACTTGGCTGAGTGAGAAGGAATGAACAGGACAAGGTTGCCATTAATGtcataaaatatatttctgaagTTTTCATTCAAAACCTGAACACATGAAGTGAATTTATCAAAGAGCAAGACAATTAAATATATAACTATACATCTATTAAATACTCATAGTTCGAGACACAGAGGCCTCCTTTTGTCTGCAGTATatacaaaagtatttttgtCTCAGAAAGTCCAGTTGGCGTTCGGTGGTCAACAGTGGTCAATAGAGTCATCAGACACGTCGATATCCACGTCCAGGTCGGAGAactcctcatcctcatcatctCCGTGCCCTTGAGATCCGGGACTTTTGGGCGGAGCAGCCAGACCCAGTTTGGCCAGCTTGGCTTGCTGCTGCTCCAGACTCTGTTTGCGCCACTTGATGCGTCGGTTCTGGAACCAGACTTTGACCTGGATAGAGCCAAACAACAACATGTAAATTAGAAACACTGTAGTAAGAACCGAGTGTATGCCTCTGGGGCCACGCTTTGAAATGCCTACATTCAGATGTTCAGTCCATATTTTCATACCTGAGCTTCTGTGAGCTGCAGAGCGGAGGCCAGGAGGAACCTCTCCGATCCGACCATGTACTGCTGCCGGGCAAACTCCTTCTCCAGCCGGGAGAGCTGCTCGCTGGTGAAGCTGGTGCGCATTCGTTTCGACTTCCCCCCTTTATTTTTGAACGAATGCAGCCCTGCGTTCACTTTAGACATGGAAGCTGCAAAGTAGAGATGCCACATTTAATCACTCTGCCACATGAACATAGTCTCATTTTGGCTTTTAGATCTTGCCTGGATAGTTCcagtaactttttttgtttaccttGTGCGTAAAATGCTCCCCGACACGATGACTGGTAGGTGAAAGGCGGACAGCAGTAGACTGAATATCCAGGTTGTGTGTGGAGCGCTGGGTGCAACATGTTCGGAGAGTAGACGTACGGTGCTGTTGCTATCGGTAAGCCTACGTTTCCGGTGAGAGGCAGCCCGGGGATTGCTGGGTGATATTTCTCTCCGCACTGAGGAGGACTCGCCCGGCAGCTGCTTGTGTTTTCCGGCTTGGCGAGCAAAGCATCAATGGTGAAAGATTTCCCACTGGGAGGCTTCGTTGTCAGCGCGCACTGGCTCCCCTGGTACTGTGGGTACAGCGATGCTGCTGCGTAATTACGCATGGGGTATCCGTAAGCTCCAACTGGTCTGTTCGGCACTTGCATTCTGccagatgtttaaaaaaagagtggAAAAATAAGATTTGGAAGGTCTTTGCAGAAACAAGTTGTTGCTGCAGGTTCAGCAGGAAGGTGAATGCTGCTCCTCTGCGGAGAGTCCGCCTTTATACTCCGGCCGGACACGGAGGTGTCAACAGCCCCCCATCGACCCTTTGTCTTTCTAAGTAGCAGATGAGAGAAACGAACATCCCGACAACGTATCCAATTAATTGGTGGAGTAGTACAAGCTGGGATTGTCAAACATCCTAACCCTTTGAATGACAAGGCTTTTGAAGAGTCGTGGGGGTTGGGAACCCAGGAGATTTACTGGGCTACAAATTCTTGCATGGATCTTAAATCCAAATGTAATCATTACCGCTGGGAAAGCCTTGATGTTACCAAATCATCTTATTTGGAGCCTTTTAAGTCCCGGCTGGCCGACAGATGCTTTTAGCAGCGTAACAGTCGCTTCACAATTGGAGGTCGACTTCAAGCAGTACAGTTTACAGATAATCTACTTTGTTGATTTATACTTCTGTTTTACCATGTGTATTTTTGAAATGCACTTTTATAACAATCTACTTTAGGAATATTCAATATTTTGATTCATGTTTTTCTCGTCCAGTCGTAACTCAAGAATCTGTCCTGTATGTAAACAGTCCATAATCTGTTTCCTGTATAAAATGAATGCGCCCTGTTTGCACAGTGTGCCTTTTAACAGCAGCGGTGTCACTCTTAAAATGGAATAACCGCTGTGCGTAATTGAGGCGTCAAATTCAGCGGCTCAGGTGTGGTGACAGAGCGGTGCTGCTGGTTTTACCAAACTGCATCTCCACTAATCTCAGCCTCTGCGTTAATCCACAGGTTGATCTCTCCCGTCCGTCCTTTGAAAGAATGCCTGGGAAAAGGCCTCTGCTCTGCTTGGTTCCTAAAACAAGCCAAATTGGTCTAATGCCTTCAATCTGACAGTGGAATCGTGTAGCGTGCGCGAATACAAAACGTCTTgttaattaaatgaaaacaatagaCTACTCAAAGTTGGACACTTGTGTTGCACTTGGAAACGAAACCTTTCTTCTGAAATACATTTTGCACCGGAAATAATGTCCTTAAACCGCTTTTTATCGGTTTCTCATTAAAGGCTTGAAGATGAAGCGGCTTCTTTAAAGGAAGTGATTTGCTTTCTTACACTGCCCCAGCACAAAGGCATCATCTCTTTCAACTTGGATTATTGCCAGCTCTGCAAACTCTGCAGCCTCATTTCCATCATTTGGAGGTGGCAGCGAGGCTCCGCAGAGCCCTAAGTAactgttaaaacacatttaaacaccgAAGCGAAGCGCTCGCTCCCTTTGACCTCGGAGCGTTTTATTTATTCTCTTCCAGTGACACTAGAATGTCTAATGAAGAGGGCAAACACAGACTTTGACGACCTGGCCTGAACAATAAGGATGCTTGTAGGACCGGACCACCCACCCCAAGGCCGCTGTTTGCTGGCGTACACTGCAGAAAACCTCTGTAGCCTACTGACCAATCACTTCATTCACATTTAGGGTTAGAAACCATTTCAACACAGCGGCTTCCCGTCGACAGACACGACTTCAGACGTTTCTGAGCTGGCAAAACAATATGAAATAGACCCAGGGTTTAATTCAGTGACGCAATGAGACCAGATCACTGACACGTTTTGAAAATGAGTGAAACTAATCAAACCTAGTGGAATGATCTCAACTTTTTAAAGACAATTTCAGACCTGTCAAAGTGAAAATGATGCTTAAATTATTCAGTTGTGGATACATGTTGCAGTGTGAAATTATTAGTCAAAAATACGTATTTTTAAGCCAATTAATCAActatttttcaaacttttcaatttcacattatttaaacatttcatAGGCAAGACGATTAATCGAGAATGAAGCAGTCATTAGGTAAAACCCCAATTGCCACATTGAGTTAAGAAAAGACTGAATAGGAACAAATTGCAAATTGCCATCTACAGCCAAGTGCTCCTCCAATCTTCTGCCTGCACATGCAAACTCTGCCTTTCTATGTCTTTCTCATGACATCAGCATGAACCCTCTGTGTCCTCTAATGATGCTGCAGGGAAGGCAACATGTGCTCCGTGTGTATTGGAGCCAGACAAGGAATACACGGACCATTGTCCCAGAGAGTCCTCTTTTCATAGTCATGGCCTGAGAGGAGAAAGGAGCTGCTCTCTAACAGCTCTATGGGCCATCCTTACCAAATCAGGCTCCCaccatgcaaaaacaaaaacaaatgtacatgGTCACATATACTCTCATGCAACTGGAAGTTGTTGCTTATAGCAcagtgtgtaaaaaaatataaaatgcatttgGCATAAGTTGGGTAATGAAAGTATACATATTTGCATATAACAAAATGGGTTTAACTTAAAAGATCTATCACAGCTACAGTGAATATAACTTTTAGCATCTCTGACAGATGTCATTTAATGTCCTGTTGTAATACAACTACCAAgctttctcttaaaaaaaaaaaaattaacgcTAGCTTTTTGTAATGACGGGGTTATCATTTTAGATTCCCATTTCACCTGTGATGCAGTCAGTGGTGGTCAAGTTTCCGTTTACTTGAGTTAAAGTTGCATCATGTCCTTTTTTCAAGATTTCACTTTAATAAAATTACTTAAAGAATTTCAAGCCAAATGTTCTGAAATTTGTTTCACAAATAAAAGTGGTCATTATGCAGGATGACCCTTGCATTTTCCCCCCTAGtgttatattttattacattggATCATACTGATGCATTAACATGGTATCAGCATTTTAAGGTTGTAGATGGATGAGTTTAAGCATACTTTAACTACTCCATGAAGCTATTTGTAAGAGtttattttattaagttttaaAAGAATTAACTAGTGACTATAACTATAGATGCAGTTGAGTCAAAAGTCTGAAATGTAAGTAGAAGTCAACAGTAGcattaaatggaaaataaactTTAGTACGTTTAACTTCTCCATAAAAAGCATGAAGTTTAACCTTCTGCTCTTATCTAGAGCAAAGTGCAAAAACAACAGTTGTGTGTAACTTATTGTGAGGAGTTTTAAAGATCAAAGTCATGATCTCCAAACAATGGATGCAACAAATATTAGTGCAATAAGAGTTAGGATATACTGTATGACAGAGAAGTGAGATCTAACAGAAATGAGAGCGTCAGAGAGGAGAAACTCCTGTGCTGGGTTCTGTCTCACCTTCCAGCTCAGTTCACACATGATTGAATGAAACAAAAGCATGGAGAAACActgtcatcattattattattgaggtGAAAAGGAATCACTTTCTCACCTGCCCGACACATTTAACAGGCACTGTAGTCTGGGTCTTTCCTGTCCACACACATCCATCGCTAATGAGTTGATGAACCGTTTACAGGACGACCCAGAGTGACCTGCATCGGTGGCCTCGCTGCTGGGATGGAGGGCTCATTACTGGCACCTGCTGGGCCTCGGCCCTCACCTTGACTATGAATGGGCGTCCACGTCAAAGCCCAGGTATGCTCCGTCTGCCTCTAATACACATCCAGGCTCTGCTGTGGACTGATATGTgtggttttgtctttttttcagcagcaTGATGAGCCTAATTTGATGAAAAATTACAACCGAGACACTTGTTCTGAAGCTGCtggaaaaacacacaatttgttcattttttaagtCGAGATGTCCAACTTGATTCGACTAGTCATTGAGTTTAGAAGTATTGCATTTGATGCAATCTGCAGGTGAATATACACggcaaaagaaaaagacagatgaCAAAAGATAAGATAAAAGTGGATTCAGTTTTCTAATTAAGAATGAATAATTGTATAGGGTTCATTTAATTTTCATTGTAATTAACCATGATAACTCACTAACGATCCTCCTGTTGGGG
This genomic interval carries:
- the noto gene encoding homeobox protein notochord; protein product: MQVPNRPVGAYGYPMRNYAAASLYPQYQGSQCALTTKPPSGKSFTIDALLAKPENTSSCRASPPQCGEKYHPAIPGLPLTGNVGLPIATAPYVYSPNMLHPALHTQPGYSVYCCPPFTYQSSCRGAFYAQASMSKVNAGLHSFKNKGGKSKRMRTSFTSEQLSRLEKEFARQQYMVGSERFLLASALQLTEAQVKVWFQNRRIKWRKQSLEQQQAKLAKLGLAAPPKSPGSQGHGDDEDEEFSDLDVDIDVSDDSIDHC